Sequence from the Sphingobium indicum B90A genome:
GCTTGACCGGCACGCCGTTGACGACGGTGAAATTGGGCAGCGTCAGGCGCGTGGTCCAGCCGCCGCCCTTGTACCCCGTGGCGTAGGAAGCATAGGCCATCACCCGCCGGTTGATATGATATTCCGCGCCGATCCGGTAGGAGACGTTTTCGAACGACATGCTGTTTTCGCCCAGCGGATAGACGCGGTAGATGTCGTTTGGATCGGGCAGGACGAGCGCGGGCGGCGCCTGCGTCAGGCGCAGGCCGAAGGCGTTTTCGTCCCGCTGCGTGCCCGTGAAGCGCTTGTCGTCGCGGGTATAGCGGATGCCGAGCGTCAGCCCCAGCCTGTCGGGAATGACATCGATATTGTTGTGCATGAAGGCGGCGTAGGATTTTGTGTCGTAACGGTCGTTCGACACGATCTGGATCATGCCGCCGATGAAGGGCACCCGGTCCGCATGACGGCCATATTCGTGGAAATAATAGCCGCCCAGCACGAATTTCCAGCGATTGTCCCAGATGTTGCCGACCAGTTGCACTTCCTGCGAAAGCTGGTTTTCCCAATCCGCGAAGGTGGGCGCCAGCGCGGAGAAGGGCGCGCCGCCGATGTCGGCGCCGAATTTGGACTTCAACCGGCGATAGGCGGTGATCGACTTGATCGTCAGCGCGTCGGTCAGGTCGTAATCGATCTGGCCGTTGATGCCGTAATTGTCGATCTTGTTGTAATTGGCGCCGCTGGCGTAGCTGAGGTCTGGGTTGATGCTGCCGTCCGCGTTGCGGATCACATAGCGGTTGTCATAGGGCAGGTTCTGCCCCGCCTGGCTTTCCAGCGAAGGCTGGATGCCGGCCGGCGACCCGGCATTGCCGCGCGCGCCCTGGCACAGGTCGGTCACGCCAGCGGCCGGCACGCCCGCCAGCGCGGCGACCGGCGCGTAGAAGGCCGGATTGCCAGAGATGCAGGTGTTGTAGAGCGCGACATAAGCATTCTGGTTGACCGCCAGCAGCGAGAAGGGCGTCGCCTGCTCATCCACGTTCAGATAGTCGCCGATCAGCCGCATGGTCAGCCTGTCATTGGGCGTGAACAGGAATTTCAGGCGCACGGCGGTCTGGTTCATGTTGCCCGACCGGCCCGGCCTGTCCTTCGCGGTCGTCGGGAACAGGATCGCGCCGTCCGTATTGCCGTTGGCCGGGCCGCCCGACGCGCCGCCGGTCGCCAGCAGCCAGATCGGGTTGTTGCCGGTATCGCCTTCATAGGGGATGCGCTTCTGCCAGCCGTCGCGATGCTTGGTGGAAAAGGCCAGGCCCATGTGCAGCACGCCCGGCGCCAGCGGCGCTTCCAGCGCGCCGCGCACGTCGATGCGGTCGTATCGGCCGGTCGTGACCTCGCCCTTCACCCTCCATTCGTCGCCCGGATCGGACGTGACGATGTTGAGCGCGCCGCCGATGGTGTTGCGCCCGAACAGCGTGCCCTGCGGTCCTTTGAGCACTTCGACGCGCTGAAGGTCCAGCAGGTCGACATTCGCGCCGATGTTGCGGGCGAGGTAGACATTGTCGACATAGACGCCCACGCCCGGTTCCAGGTTGAAGCCGAAATCATTCTGGCCGATGCCGCGGATATAGGTGAAGAGGGTCGAGCTGGACCCGCCGAACGCGCCGGAGCTTTTCAGGGTGACGTTGGGCGCCTGCCCGGAAATGCTGGCGATGTCGGTCAGCCCCTTGGACTGGAGCGCTTCGGACGTGACGGCGGAAATGGCGATCGGCACCTGCTGCGCGCTTTCGGACCGCTTCTGCGCGGTGACGACGATGTCCTGGAGGCCGACATTTTCCTGCGGCGCGGCGGCGTCCTGCGCCATCGCGACCGATGTCGAAAGGACGAGCGCCACCGCCAGCGCGGACGCGCCGTTCGAAATTCCAGACTTCATGATTAAACTCCCCTTGTCCCTTATATCTCGGCCGCCTTTTCGCGGCCTGTCGTGTCGACGACCGTCAGGTCAGAACGTTCAGAAAGCTGTCGCGCGGCATATTGTCCTGCGAGAATGTGGCCTTGCCCAACTGGCTGGTGTCCCAGGTCAGCGTCGGCGTGTCGGGATAATGGACATAGCCGCCGGTGAAGACTTCATTGCGGTTGCCCGACGGATCGAAGAAATAGATGGTCGCGCCGCGCGTCACCCCATGGCGGTTCACCGACACGTCGACCGGGATCTCATATTTGCCGATCAGGTCGCCCGCGTGGAACAGGTCGTTCACCGAATCCAGCAGGAAGGAGACATGGTGGAACCGGCTGCCCTCCGGTTGCAGGATGAAGGCGATGTCATGCGGCTTGTTGGAGCAGGACAGGAAGACGGCGAGCCGGGTCTCGTCCCCCTGCGTGACCAGTTCCTCGCTGACGGTAAAGCCGAATATGCCGGTGAAGATGTCCCTGTTCTTGACGATGTCGGGACCGCCCAGCAGCACATGGTCCAGCCGCACGCAGCGGAAGCCGCGAATATAGCCTTCGTCGGGAATGGTGCCGGGGTTGCGGGTCGGCATGCCGTTGCCGATCTTCTCCTTGTCGGCATAGATGTGCATGACATGGCCCGACGGCAGGGTGAAGCGGATGCGCCGGCCGCTCTTGGGATAGACGCCCGCCTCCACATGTTCGACGGCAAGCCCGTAATCGGTCAGCGCCGCGGCGAAATGGTCGATCTCCGCATCCTCATAGGTGCGGAAGGCGAAATATTCGACGCCCGGCGCATCGGCCTTTTTCAGGACCAGCGAATACCAGTCATGCTCGTCCGCGACCTTGTAATAGAGCTTGTCGGGGTCGCCCTGATAGGTTTCGATGAGGCCCATCCGCTCGCCATAGTGGCGGCGGGCTTCGTCGATGTCGAACACCCTGACGCACACCTCGCCGACCCGGAGCAATCCACGAATCGCCATTCATTCTCTCCCAGAAATATCCTCGCGCAGCATGGCCGCCAGGGCGGCTGCGGCGATGTCCTCGTCTTCAACCTCGCTGCCGCCGGACACGCCGACCGCCCCGACCGGGCGGCCCTGCAATTCGGCGGGGCAGCCGCCCGGAACCTCCGTCAGGCGCGGGCGGCGCAGCAACCCGTCGCGCACCGGGCGCGGCGCCTGCTCCAGCAGCGCGCCGAAATCGCGCGTCGTCATCGCGAAGCTGGCAGCGGTATAGGCCTTGTCGATCGCCAGTTCGCCTGAACTAAGGAACGATCCCGGCATCCGCAGATAGCCCGCAAGATTGCCCGCCCCATCCACCACCGCGACATGCACGCGAACGCCGATCGCCTCCGCGCGGGCGCGGGCGGCCGACAGCATCCGCTCCACCGCCTGCGCCGCGGGGGCGCCGATGTCCGCGATCGCGCTCATGCGGCGCGGCCGACCGGCGCGACGCCAAGGGACGCGCGCGGCAGCGGCACGGCGCGGATGTCGCTCGACGGATAGGCGCGGCACGCCAGGACGATGCCGTCCCGCTCGTCCGCAGCACTCACCACGGCGCGGTTCATATGCCCGGTGGAACAGCGGCCCGCCTGTATCCGGATGCGGCAGACGCCGCAGCCGCCGCCGCGGCATCCCACGGCCAGCGCCTTGCGCCCGGACTCGATCATCGCCGCCAACAGGCTCTGGTCGGCGCGGCAGGGAAAGCGCGCGCCCGCAATCTCTATCTGAAACGACGCCGCTTGCGTCAGGCCTTCCACATCGCGATCGTCCATCCGATCTCTCTCCTGCCGTCATTCTGTTCTTTTCACCGATCATAATCATGGGGTGAATTACCGACAAATACCCTTTCCGCTTACCTGTGATACTCCACGCATATCACCTTGCGCCCGCCATCCGTCATCCGGCGCGCAGCGACGCTTCGGACGCGCGCGCCTCGCTGGCGGGAACGCCGCCGATGCTCCACAGCGCGGGCGCGACCTGCATCACCGTGCCGCGTATCAGCGACCGTTCGCAGCCCAGATGGCGCTCGACAAGGTCGGTGAATCCCGCCGCCAGGGCCTGCAACTGGCCGGCCGGGCGGCCTTCCAGCGCGATGCAGGTGAACCAGGGCGCGGCCGTCCCTCCGTCGCTGACCAGCCGGCCGCCCGTCGCCCAGCGATGCGCCGGCACGTTCGTCGCGAAGGCGCGCACCCGCTCCAGGGGCGGCGGCGAGACCGTGGGATAAAGCGCCTGCACATAGAATAGCGAGGCCGCCTCCAGCAGCGCGGCCACCGCCTCGTCCGGATATTGGTCCGCCACCAGGTGGAATTGCACGATGGGCATGCCGCTTCTCCTTCCTTCAGGGCAGGCCGCGCCTGCGGCCCGCGTCCAGCATCATCGCAGCGCCCGCCATGGCGTCCGCCTCCGCATCGAGCAGCATCGCCACGGCCCAGGCGACCTGGCCCGGGGTGGTGAGCGCGCCAATGGCGGATTCGCCGCGCATCGCGTCCAGCTCGTCCGCGACCGAGCCGCCATTTTCAGACGCCCGCGCCGCCGCGACCTTGTGCAGCCGATCGGTATCGGCGGGGCCGGGGGCGACCAGATGGGCGGTGACCCCCTCTCCGCCATAGGCCCAGCTCATCTGCCGCACCACATTGGCGAGCGCCGCATTGGCGACCCCGGCGGTGGCGGCATAGGCCGTCGGCTCGAACCCGTAATGGCCGCCGATCGCAACCAGGCGGCTGTGGCGGTGCAGTCGGTCCTCCACCGCGCGCACCAGTCGGACGAAGCCGCCGACCTTGATGTTGCAGGCCTCCACCAGCGCGTCGGTGGGCGCGGCGCGAATGCCGCCCGCCACCGGCACGCCCGGCGCATGGACGACCATGGCGACCGGCCGGTCCAGCCGCGCCCGAAGCGCATCGACCGCATCGTCGGACGCGAAGTCGGCCACGACCGGCATCACCACGCCCGCGCCATGGCGATCGACCAGCGCCTCCAGCGGCTCGCGCGACCGCGCCACCGCGACGACATGCATCTTGCGCGCCACCAGCCCGGCGACGATCGCCCTGCCCAATGCGCCGCTCGCGCCGACGACCACGCAATGGGCGCCGAAATTCCTGCCCGGAACGGACATGTTCTTCACTCCGATCTGAAAACCGGCGTCAGGCCGAAATCAGCCCGCGCTCCTTCGCCATGGTGAGGGCGGTATCCTCTATCATGTCCTCCTGCCCGCCGATCATCTTCAGGCGGCCCAGTTCGACCAGCAGGTCGCGGGCGGGCAGGCCATATTTGCGCTCGCAATCCTTGGCCGCGTAGAGGAAGGTGGAATAGACCCCGGCATAGCCCAGCGTCAGGCTGTCCCGGTCGGCGCGCGGGGGCCTGGCCATCATCGGCAGCACCCGCTCCTCCGCGACGTCCATCAGGCGGAAGGTGTCGACGCCCGTCTCCACCCCCATCCGCTCGCACACGGCGGCGAAGACCTCCAGCGGGGTGTTGCCGGCGCCTGCGCCGAAACCGGCGGCGGACCCGTCGATCCGGCTGGCTCCCGCCGCCACGGCGGCCAGCGAATTGGCGATCCCAAGGCCCAGATTGTGATGGCCGTGGAACCCGATCTCCGTTTCCGCCTGCAACGCCCCCCTCAACGCACCGATCCGCGCCGTCACCTCTTCGGGCAGCATGTAGCCGGCGCTGTCGACGCAATAGACGGTCGTCGCGCCATAGCCTTCCATCAGCAGCGCCTGTTCGACCAGCGTTTCGACCGATGTCATGTGCGCCATCATCAGGAAGCCCACGGTGTCGAGCCCCAGCTTCCGGCCAAGGCCGATATGCTGTTCGGTCACGTCCGCCTCCGTGCAGTGGGACGCGACATGGACGCAGCCCGCGCCGCAATCCGCCGCCATGCGCAGTTCGTCCAGCGTGCCGATGCCCGGCACATGCAGCACCGACACGGTGGCGTTCTTCATGCGGGACGCGACGGCGGTGATATAGTCGCGGTCGCTGTGCGCGCCGCGCCCATAGTTGAGCGACGAACCGCCCAATCCATCGCCATGCGTCACCTGCAACAGGGGCACGCCCGCCTCGTCCAGCCCGGTCGAGATGGCGATCATCTGGTCCAGGCTGATCTGGTGCCGCATCGAATGCATGCCGTCGCGCATGCACATGTCATGCAGCTTGACCTTCCGGCCCTTGATCTGCGCGGTCGTCGTCATTGCACGCTCTCCATCATCTCCTGCGCGAACATCTCGCCCGTGCGCGCGGCGGCGGCGGTCATGATGTCCAGATTGCCCGCATATCGGGGCAGGAAGTCGCCCAGCCCCTCCACCTCCAGGAAGATGGAGACCTTGCGCCCCTCGAAGGTCGGGCCGTTCTTCAGCCGATAGCCCGGCACATAGCGCTGCACCTGCGCGATCATCTCGCGCACGGATGCGCTGATCGCCTCGCGGTCCGGCTCGTCGGCGGTCTCGCAATAGACGGTGTCGCGCATCATCAGCGGCGGTTCTGCGGGATTGATGACGACGATCGCCTTGCCCTTCGCCGCGCCGCCGACCTTCTCGATCGCGGCGGAGGTGGTGCGGGTGAACTCGTCGATATTCTTGCGCGTGCCGGGGCCGATCGACCTGGACGCCACGGTCGCGATGATCTCCGCATAGTCGACCGGCTGGACGCGGCTGACCGCGTTCACCATCGGGATCGTCGCCTGACCCGCGCAGGTCACCATGTTGACGTTGACCGCGCCGTCGCGCGCCTGTTGCGCCAGGTTGACCGCCGGCACGCAAAGCGGACCGATGGCCGCCGGCGTCAGGTCGATCATCAGCACGCCCAGCTCGTTCAGCTTGCGGCTGTTTTCGGCATGAACATAGGCCGACGTCGCGTCGAACGCGATCTTCACGCCGTCCCTGGCGACATGCGGCACCAGGCCATCGACGCCCGCGTCGGTGGTCTTCAGCCCCAGCTCCCGCGCCCGCGCCAGCCCCTCGGACGTCGGATCGACGCCCACCATCCAGACCGGCTCCAGCCTGTCGGAACGCAGCAGCTTGTAGAGCAGGTCGGTGCCGATATTGCCCGGCCCGATGATGGCGCATTTCACTTTGGTCATCGACTTTGTCCCTGCTGCGCCTTTTCGCCGAACGTCACGCCGGCGACGGCATAATGGTCCAAGGGGGTTTCGTTCAGGATCACGCGCACCTGGTCGGGACGCACGTCCATGGTTTCGACCGTCGCCTGGGTAAGGGCGCGGATGAAGGCGCGTTTCCTTTCCATCGAACGGCCTTCGCCAATGACCACGGATATAATCGGCATCAGTCGATCCTCACATTGATGCTGCCCATCTCTTGAAAGCGGGCGCAGACGATGTCGCCTTTGTCGATCGGCATCGCCTCCGTCGCGGCGCCGGTCAGCACCACCGATCCGGCGGGCAATATCCGCCCCCGCTCATGCAGCCAGGCGACCAGCATCTGCACGGCGCGGGCGGGATGGCCCAGCACCGCGCCCGAACAGGCCAGCGCCGCCGCCTCGCCGTTGATTTCCAGCACGATGCCGATGGTCGCGGGGTCGACGTCGCCGGGCCGCCGCATCCGCCCGCCCATGACGAAGCGCGCGCTGGAGCCATTGTCCGCGACGACGCTCGGCAGGTCGAACCTGAACTTTTCGAACCGGCTGTCGAGTATCTCGATGGCGGGCTGGATGAAGTCCGTCGCGGCATGGACCTGATCGATGGAAACGTCCGGGCCGGACAGGTCGCGGGCCATGACATAGGCGATCTCTCCCTCGACGCGCGGATGGATCAGCCCGGCGGTCGGCACCGCGCCGCCCTCCGCATCGCATGTGTCGCGCATCAGCAGGCCGAAGCTCGGCACGTCGA
This genomic interval carries:
- a CDS encoding 2Fe-2S iron-sulfur cluster-binding protein, whose amino-acid sequence is MDDRDVEGLTQAASFQIEIAGARFPCRADQSLLAAMIESGRKALAVGCRGGGCGVCRIRIQAGRCSTGHMNRAVVSAADERDGIVLACRAYPSSDIRAVPLPRASLGVAPVGRAA
- the dmpG gene encoding 4-hydroxy-2-oxovalerate aldolase — its product is MTTTAQIKGRKVKLHDMCMRDGMHSMRHQISLDQMIAISTGLDEAGVPLLQVTHGDGLGGSSLNYGRGAHSDRDYITAVASRMKNATVSVLHVPGIGTLDELRMAADCGAGCVHVASHCTEADVTEQHIGLGRKLGLDTVGFLMMAHMTSVETLVEQALLMEGYGATTVYCVDSAGYMLPEEVTARIGALRGALQAETEIGFHGHHNLGLGIANSLAAVAAGASRIDGSAAGFGAGAGNTPLEVFAAVCERMGVETGVDTFRLMDVAEERVLPMMARPPRADRDSLTLGYAGVYSTFLYAAKDCERKYGLPARDLLVELGRLKMIGGQEDMIEDTALTMAKERGLISA
- a CDS encoding SDR family oxidoreductase, translated to MSVPGRNFGAHCVVVGASGALGRAIVAGLVARKMHVVAVARSREPLEALVDRHGAGVVMPVVADFASDDAVDALRARLDRPVAMVVHAPGVPVAGGIRAAPTDALVEACNIKVGGFVRLVRAVEDRLHRHSRLVAIGGHYGFEPTAYAATAGVANAALANVVRQMSWAYGGEGVTAHLVAPGPADTDRLHKVAAARASENGGSVADELDAMRGESAIGALTTPGQVAWAVAMLLDAEADAMAGAAMMLDAGRRRGLP
- a CDS encoding tautomerase family protein, with the translated sequence MPIVQFHLVADQYPDEAVAALLEAASLFYVQALYPTVSPPPLERVRAFATNVPAHRWATGGRLVSDGGTAAPWFTCIALEGRPAGQLQALAAGFTDLVERHLGCERSLIRGTVMQVAPALWSIGGVPASEARASEASLRAG
- a CDS encoding tautomerase family protein → MPIISVVIGEGRSMERKRAFIRALTQATVETMDVRPDQVRVILNETPLDHYAVAGVTFGEKAQQGQSR
- a CDS encoding 2-keto-4-pentenoate hydratase encodes the protein MLDAAAIAELADRVDGAQSNRRTIAKLTDDYPGMTVDDGYAVQDECLRRWQARGRALIGYKAGLTSRAKMIQMGVDVPSFGLLMRDTCDAEGGAVPTAGLIHPRVEGEIAYVMARDLSGPDVSIDQVHAATDFIQPAIEILDSRFEKFRFDLPSVVADNGSSARFVMGGRMRRPGDVDPATIGIVLEINGEAAALACSGAVLGHPARAVQMLVAWLHERGRILPAGSVVLTGAATEAMPIDKGDIVCARFQEMGSINVRID
- a CDS encoding TonB-dependent receptor, coding for MKSGISNGASALAVALVLSTSVAMAQDAAAPQENVGLQDIVVTAQKRSESAQQVPIAISAVTSEALQSKGLTDIASISGQAPNVTLKSSGAFGGSSSTLFTYIRGIGQNDFGFNLEPGVGVYVDNVYLARNIGANVDLLDLQRVEVLKGPQGTLFGRNTIGGALNIVTSDPGDEWRVKGEVTTGRYDRIDVRGALEAPLAPGVLHMGLAFSTKHRDGWQKRIPYEGDTGNNPIWLLATGGASGGPANGNTDGAILFPTTAKDRPGRSGNMNQTAVRLKFLFTPNDRLTMRLIGDYLNVDEQATPFSLLAVNQNAYVALYNTCISGNPAFYAPVAALAGVPAAGVTDLCQGARGNAGSPAGIQPSLESQAGQNLPYDNRYVIRNADGSINPDLSYASGANYNKIDNYGINGQIDYDLTDALTIKSITAYRRLKSKFGADIGGAPFSALAPTFADWENQLSQEVQLVGNIWDNRWKFVLGGYYFHEYGRHADRVPFIGGMIQIVSNDRYDTKSYAAFMHNNIDVIPDRLGLTLGIRYTRDDKRFTGTQRDENAFGLRLTQAPPALVLPDPNDIYRVYPLGENSMSFENVSYRIGAEYHINRRVMAYASYATGYKGGGWTTRLTLPNFTVVNGVPVKLPAPTFGPEKAYTTEIGIKSELFDRRVRLNVAAFNTEYNSIQLTFQNGSSPVTANGGDGRIRGVEAELNLAPARNWTLDASLGYLDAEYQSILPGVPLTGKEKFVNTPKWQAQAGTAYTFETGGIGSFTPRVDWTYASKTYNDEANTPLLATPAGSFFNGSVTWRAPGERYELQAGVTNIADRRAVVSGYTNAEAIYSGVFSRPREWFLTLRVRN
- a CDS encoding catechol 2,3-dioxygenase: MAIRGLLRVGEVCVRVFDIDEARRHYGERMGLIETYQGDPDKLYYKVADEHDWYSLVLKKADAPGVEYFAFRTYEDAEIDHFAAALTDYGLAVEHVEAGVYPKSGRRIRFTLPSGHVMHIYADKEKIGNGMPTRNPGTIPDEGYIRGFRCVRLDHVLLGGPDIVKNRDIFTGIFGFTVSEELVTQGDETRLAVFLSCSNKPHDIAFILQPEGSRFHHVSFLLDSVNDLFHAGDLIGKYEIPVDVSVNRHGVTRGATIYFFDPSGNRNEVFTGGYVHYPDTPTLTWDTSQLGKATFSQDNMPRDSFLNVLT
- a CDS encoding GlcG/HbpS family heme-binding protein, which codes for MSAIADIGAPAAQAVERMLSAARARAEAIGVRVHVAVVDGAGNLAGYLRMPGSFLSSGELAIDKAYTAASFAMTTRDFGALLEQAPRPVRDGLLRRPRLTEVPGGCPAELQGRPVGAVGVSGGSEVEDEDIAAAALAAMLREDISGRE
- a CDS encoding acetaldehyde dehydrogenase (acetylating), with the protein product MTKVKCAIIGPGNIGTDLLYKLLRSDRLEPVWMVGVDPTSEGLARARELGLKTTDAGVDGLVPHVARDGVKIAFDATSAYVHAENSRKLNELGVLMIDLTPAAIGPLCVPAVNLAQQARDGAVNVNMVTCAGQATIPMVNAVSRVQPVDYAEIIATVASRSIGPGTRKNIDEFTRTTSAAIEKVGGAAKGKAIVVINPAEPPLMMRDTVYCETADEPDREAISASVREMIAQVQRYVPGYRLKNGPTFEGRKVSIFLEVEGLGDFLPRYAGNLDIMTAAAARTGEMFAQEMMESVQ